The following proteins are co-located in the Leptodactylus fuscus isolate aLepFus1 chromosome 8, aLepFus1.hap2, whole genome shotgun sequence genome:
- the SSTR5 gene encoding somatostatin receptor type 5, whose amino-acid sequence MEPVSLPMASVLETGVRDINLTMCKNVTCNETLVEPTMSTMSSVLIPFIYLLVCAIGLSGNTLVIYVVLRYAKMKTVTNIYILNLAVADVLFMLGLPFLATQNAISYWPFGTFLCRLVLTVDGINQFTSIFCLTVMSIDRYLAVVHPIKSTKWRRPRVAKLISATVWTLSFLVVLPVVIFSDVQPDFHTCNINWPEPVNIWSTAFIIYTSVLGFFGPLLVICLCYLLIVIKVKSSGLRVGSTRRRRSERKVTRMVVIIVAVFVFCWLPFYILNIVNLTFIVPEEPAYVGVYFFVVVLSYANSCANPILYGFLSDNFKQSFQKVLCLRKSNGIKDADLTENRQEKSSRIQETMLTSRNSEFNGHMQTSKV is encoded by the coding sequence ATGGAACCCGTATCTCTCCCAATGGCTTCTGTCTTAGAGACAGGGGTGAGGGACATCAACCTAACAATGTGCAAAAATGTGACTTGTAATGAAACACTGGTGGAACCTACAATGTCAACAATGAGCTCTGTCCTCATCCCTTTTATTTATTTGCTAGTTTGTGCCATTGGACTGAGTGGGAATACTCTCGTCATCTATGTTGTCCTCCGTTATGCCAAGATGAAGACAGTAACAAACATCTACATTCTGAATCTCGCAGTGGCAGACGTTCTTTTTATGTTAGGGCTGCCCTTCCTCGCCACCCAAAATGCCATCTCTTACTGGCCGTTTGGAACTTTTCTTTGTCGGCTGGTATTGACAGTGGATGGTATAAACCAGTTCACCAGTATCTTCTGCCTTACGGTAATGAGTATTGACCGCTATTTGGCAGTGGTTCATCCAATCAAGTCAACCAAGTGGAGGAGACCCCGAGTGGCCAAACTCATCAGCGCCACTGTATGGACTTTATCTTTTCTGGTCGTTCTCCCAGTTGTCATCTTTTCAGATGTCCAACCGGACTTCCACACGTGCAACATCAACTGGCCCGAGCCGGTGAATATTTGGTCTACTGCATTCATTATCTACACCTCAGTATTGGGCTTCTTTGGACCTCTACTGGTGATATGCCTCTGCTACCTTTTAATTGTCATAAAAGTGAAATCTTCTGGTCTTCGGGTGGGATCCACCAGACGGAGAAGATCTGAACGCAAAGTCACAAGAATGGTGGTCATCATAGTGgctgtttttgtattttgttggcTTCCCTTCTACATATTGAACATAGTCAATTTAACATTCATTGTCCCAGAGGAACCGGCCTACGTTGGTGTGTATTTCTTTGTGGTCGTCCTGTCCTATGCCAACAGTTGCGCCAACCCAATCCTTTATGGCTTCCTCTCGGACAATTTCAAGCAGAGCTTTCAGAAGGTTCTGTGCCTTCGCAAAAGCAATGGCATCAAGGATGCCGACCTGACCGAAAATCGGCAAGAAAAGAGCAGCCGGATCCAGGAGACCATGCTCACGTCGAGGAACTCTGAATTCAACGGCCACATGCAAACCAGCAAGGTCTGA